The following nucleotide sequence is from Opitutia bacterium.
TTCGCCAAGGAATACCACGTCGCGCGCGCCGAGGCCGAGAAGGCCTTCGGCAATGGCGCCGTTTACATCGAGAAATACATCCAGAACCCGCGCCACATCGAGTTCCAGATCCTCGCCGACAGCCACGGCAAGGTCCTGCACCTCGGCGAGCGCGACTGTTCGGTGCAGCGCCGCCACCAAAAGCTCATCGAGGAGGCACCCTCGCCCTTCCTAAACGCCGATCTGCGCAAGAAAATGGGCAAGGCCGCCGTGCGCGCCGCCGAGTCCGCCGAATACCAGAACGCCGGCACCATCGAGTTCCTCGTCGATCCGAAGGGCAATTTCTACTTCATCGAGATGAACACGCGCATCCAAGTCGAACACCCCGTCACCGAGGAAGTGACCGGCATCGACCTGATCAAGCAGCAGATCCGCGTCGCCAACGGCGAAAAGCTCGATTTCGACCAAGGCGACATCAAGTGGACCAAGCACGCCATCGAGTGCCGCATTAACGCCGAGGATCCCGCCCGGAACTTCGCACCGTCCCCCGGCACCATCTCGCTCTACTACGCGCCCGGCGGCAACGGCGTCCGCGTCGACTCCCACGTCTACAGCGGCTACGCCATCCCGCCGTATTACGACTCGATGATCGGCAAACTCATCTGCTTCGGCGAGACGCGCAAAGTCGCCCTCCAGCGCTCCTACCGCGCCCTCTCCGAATACCTCGTCCGCGGCATCAAGACCACGATTCCCCTCCACAAGGCGATCATGAGCGACCCTACCTTCATCGAAGGCAAGGCCACCACCGCCTACATGGAAGACTTTATGGCCCGCACGCCGCCCGATCTCTTCTGAGTTCGCCAAATCGACCGATTCCCGCTTCAAACCGCGTCCACCCGACGCGGTTTTTTCATGCCTCGCTCCGCCGTTTTCTGGCTCACGCTCCTCGTTTTCGCCCTGCTCGTCGCGGCGAAATATGACCGCGCCACCGGTTTCACGTCGCTCCTGCGCTTCGGCGAACCGTGGGCAACCCGCCGCGTGCCCGCCGCGCAACCGCTGCCCATCGCCGTGACGCCCTCCTCGACCGGCTACGACGGCCAATTCTACGCCCAAATCGCCCTTTCCCCCACGCTCCGCGATCCGAACCTCGACACGGCCCTCGACGCTCCCGCCTACCGCGCCAGACGCATTCTAGGGCCGTTTCTGGCCCATTGCGCCGGCTTCGGACGTCCCTGGCTGGTCCTGAATGCCTTCGCCCTCCTCAACGTCGCCTGCTGGCTCGGATTCGCGTGGCTCCTGCGGCGCGAAATCGACGACCTTTCCCCCGTCGGCACCGCCCGCTGGCTCGCCTGCGTGCTGTCGCTCGGCGTCCTGGACAGCGTTCGCCAATCCCTAGTCGACCTCCCTGCCCTGCTCTTCCTGCTGCTCGCCGTCCGCCAATCCCGGGGCGCCGCACCCGCCCGCACCACTCTGGCGCTCACTCTCGGCAACTTGACGAAGGAAACCAACCTCCTCGCCTCGCTCGCCCTCCTCAGCTGGCCCCGCCTGAGCCGCCAGCGCGTCCTTGCCCTCGCCGCCTGCGCGCTCCCCATCGTTCTCTGGGCGGCCTACGTCGCGCACCGCTTCCCGGCCACCCCGGTCACGACCGGCAGCGGCAATTTCACCTGGCCCGTCGTCGGCGCCGCCGCGCAACTTGCCGCCTCCGTGCGCGCAATCATCGCCGGCAACTTCGACTCGCGCCACACCTTCGCCGTCCTCGGCATCCTCGGCCTTGCCCTTCAAGCCGCCGTGATCTGGCGCCACCGCGCGCCGGAAAGCCCGTGGTGGCGCATCGGAGCCGCCTACAGCGTCCTGCTCCTCTTCCTCGGTCCGTGGGTCTGGACCGGCTATTGGGCGGCCTGCCGCGCCGTGCTGCCGCTCACGATCGCCTTCAACCTCCTCCTGCCCGCCGGACGCCGCTTTTGGCCGTTGCTGATTCTCGGCAACCTCACCGCCCTCCACGCTGTCTGGCGCTTCCTCTGACCGCCATGCGCAAGCTCCTCTTCGCCACCGCCGCACTCATCGCCGCGCCGCTGTTCGCCGGCGATACCGCCGCCACGCTCGCCCTCGAGCGCCTCGCGACACTCCTCACGGGGACGTTTTCGTCGGCCGATCAATCCCTCGCGGACAAGAACTACCGCAACACCACGCTGCACGCCGTCCGCATTTGGACCGACCGCGCCGACGGACCGTGGATCTACCTCGAGCAAGCCCTCGCCGACGCCCCCGACCAACCCTACCGCCAGCGCGTCTACCAACTCGCCCTCTCCCGCGACGACGCCCT
It contains:
- the accC gene encoding acetyl-CoA carboxylase biotin carboxylase subunit — encoded protein: MIQKVLIANRGEIALRVIRACRELGIKTLAVYSEADVQSLHVQLADEAICIGGPKSSDSYLRADRIISAAEIADVDAIHPGYGFLSENAKFAEQCESCNIKFIGPKSKSIRIMGDKAIAKDTVRKAGVPTVPGSDGPVESETEAVKIARKIGYPVIIKAVAGGGGRGMRIAHNDVSFAKEYHVARAEAEKAFGNGAVYIEKYIQNPRHIEFQILADSHGKVLHLGERDCSVQRRHQKLIEEAPSPFLNADLRKKMGKAAVRAAESAEYQNAGTIEFLVDPKGNFYFIEMNTRIQVEHPVTEEVTGIDLIKQQIRVANGEKLDFDQGDIKWTKHAIECRINAEDPARNFAPSPGTISLYYAPGGNGVRVDSHVYSGYAIPPYYDSMIGKLICFGETRKVALQRSYRALSEYLVRGIKTTIPLHKAIMSDPTFIEGKATTAYMEDFMARTPPDLF